Genomic window (Enoplosus armatus isolate fEnoArm2 chromosome 22, fEnoArm2.hap1, whole genome shotgun sequence):
aaacaCTAACTAGGTTTCCTTTTCAATGTTAAATACAAGAAAATGCGAGTGTAAACCTATAAATCCAATAAATAGCAGGACACAGCTGCTAACGTTATCCTACAGTGATAGCATCCAGGACCAGCTTTCAGTGAGGAAATTCTTCCTGTGAACGGGGATTTGTTTTACGTAAAAATGGTAATTATCTGCTTCTAAGGTTAAGGAGCAGTTTTATGAGCTAGCTAAGACCTACTACTCTAGGGAGTAAACTCATTAGCCGGGTATGTTAACATTTGTAGCGTTCATATAAGCACCTAAACACATTTAATCAATTCCttacactgtttttgtttatcgAATGGCCTAAAAAAGACACCGTCCTCTAAACTCTTGAGAAACCGCCTATCGGTCTTGTAACAGTGCACACCGCTTCAACATGTGctgaaatccaaagcttgacaggtcTGCcatgcctagttacggttgctaacCTATAATTGGAGAATATCAACATCAACATTGCCCGGCCTCATCACTCTTTGAATTTGTCCACGGGTCATGTATGTCACAGGTGtgtcttttatgtgtgtgtgcgcatgtcaACAACCCATCTCTCACTGTGTCCCATGTTGTCAGCCTGACTGTGCCCACTAAAACAGCACCAGTGGGCTCAAACCCATTTGAAGATGacgacgaggaggaagaggaggaggaggaggaggagatggccGTGGAGCAGCAGACCACAGTCAACCACATCAGTGTGAATAAAGACGAAATAAAAACGTTGGTGAACAGGAGAAATCACTCCGCCCACCCACAACCTCCTcgccttttctgttttctctctttgttggATCACCTCCCATCTATCTTTCATGGATTGCCCTCCGTGCAGCGTCTCTTGCCATTTCTTTGTCTTAGTTACTTTTCTCCCTTCTTCCTTGTaaccctctctcctccctcaggtGGCAGGTTGTTGTGTTGCTCTGCATGGTCATTGAAATGGCATTGCACATGAAGCCAATGTGTCTGTCCGTCACTCCTAACAGTGCCATGTCTTGCAGAACATTAAATGTCATGCGCATGGGGGCGCATGTCTCTTCTGTGGGAAATCCAATATGTTTCTGTCTTACAGTCAGATCTGAATATTGCCACACATGTATATAGATTTGTAGTTTTCTCACACTTTCCAGACAATTAACAGGCTGTATAACATCAAAAGAAATGTAAGATACAAATATGTGAATTAAACCTTAGACTTTAATGTAAATCAACTCAAATATTTAGGTaattgcagaagaaaaaaagcaggtAAACCAGTGTCCACAGTAGATTTGCAATAAAAGATACTGAACAGGTCTGACTGTAAATCCTTTATGTATGTGCTGATGTGCGGTTACAGCTTTATAACTCCGTCAGAGCCGAGTTCTCTCTGGTGTTTAGGTGGCTCCCTCTGTTGGCCGCTCAGGTTAAACTCCAATCATGCATTCACAACAATGATTTGTCTTGCTCGGTCTCATGTTGCTGTATTTTTCTTGCGCTCTTTGATATGTggtcatgttgttttgttgcattgCCGTCCCTCAGCATTGTATGCACTCTCACTTGAAGCTCTTGACCTTAAAGTGGCATATAAAAGCGACTTTTAAATCATTTGTCATGCTGCCTGAACCGAATGCTTGCTTTGTAGCATTGATGTCATAAGTAAGCATGTTTTCCACTTATTTGCAACTGAAAGAAGAATGTTTTCAGGATGAATCACAAAGTTGTCCCCGGATTTGGAGATGcactttttatgtgttttgactttactttacttggtgtttatatttatttttctcgCTTTTCTAACTTTGAACTTTTGTCCCTGCTTACACCTGGCTTGCTGAGTTGTCCCGTCAATGCATAAGGCCCTGAGATAAAcgtgaaaatacattttctaagCAGCTCTTTTGTCTGCCCATCCAGTGCGAGCAGTATGGAGAAGACTCCAGACTGGTCAGATGAAGACACGGGTGGTAACCCTTTCTCGGCCAACGGTGATGGGAATCCATTTGAAGATGAGCCGGCTTCTCCAGTCATATCTGTGCCTGTTAGAGCCCTCTATGACTATGAAGGACAGGAGCAGGACGAGCTGAGCTTCAAAGCAGGTATATAGTGGGAAAGATGTGAAAGACAAACATTATGAGACTAGAAAAACTGCAAAACTTTTTACAATTCTGTCGGTTCCCGGTAGGTATCTGGTATGCAAAtattcatccctccttcctcctttctccagGGGAGGAGTTCACCAAAATTGGTGAAGAAGATGATCAAGGTTGGTGCAAAGGCCGGCTCAAGGATGGACAAACAGGCCTCTATCCTGCTAACTATGTGGAAGACATCCAGTAGTGAATTatcacaaatgaataaatgtgaagaaagaagaaagtgatGTGTGTTGTGAAATGACAGTGCGGCTGGAAACGAGAGGGCTCTACCTTTCAACCCTTTTCTCCCTGTTGGTGAAGGGAGGtggacagagaagagaagttGCAGATTATAAAAAGGACCACCTGAGATATTGTTGCTTGCCACAGATTGACCCTCATAGAAACTTAAGTACAAAGATGGAAATAAACCAGTTTCCAGATGATTCCAGGCGAGGAAGATCACAGAGAAAAATTGCTGTCAGTGGAAGATATGTTATGTTACTTAGAATCCCATTTATGCTGTTACAAAAATAATAGCTTTTCAAGTACATATTAGATAAGATTcaattaaatgtatgtgtgaatttgtatattgtttaaacaaaacactgggATAGCAAATGCGATGTTATATGCAGCCTTAATATGCAAGCCACTATGGATTCTTTAAGGGAGATGACCCTCTTTATAACCATAATTATGTGTTCTAGGTTTGACACCATTTCTGCCTGTTAGAATCCAGTCCGTAAATGTTAACTGTTTGATTCGTTTTTTGGACAAAGGTAGGCCCTTATGTTGAGACTATTTGTCAGATTTAACTTGATTTTAAACTAGTGCTTACattgttctgtcatttctttcagggttttgtttttccattcagTTCATTAACTGTTGTGGTTATTTTATAAGGAATGATGAAGATCAGTAGAGCCTCATCCCGACGTAGTCTTCATTTAGTTCACAGTGGGTAGGGTCCTTTAGTCACTGCAATTGAATGTATATTCACTGAttgtattttctcacttattGATTGTTCACTTTTGCTGATGTTGATGAGGTTTTTGCAGCCACTGACCCATTAACCCCCTGAACGACTGTCCTCAAGCTTTTCACACAGATCTCTCTACTTTCTGTTGATTGTAGATTGTAATACTATATGAGTTATTTTTCATGCAACACTGAAAGTTTTTCTCAAACGTTTATCTCACTTGAATCtccacgtttttttttattctctcactTCTTGTTAAATGTCAAGTTATAGGAGaatattttagtgtttgttattttgaaaatatagtACTAGTCATAGCAATAAAACCACAGCCGAGTATGGCCTTGCATACATGCGTGTAAATAGCCTGGATGAAACATATTAGAACAAATTAAGCATCGAGATCAGGTGATATATAGTTGGAAATTGATGATTGTTAATTTATGATGCCACAAGTGCTTTTGTTTTACTCTTGTTAGGATGCTGTGACTGAGAATCAGTTTGTATAGTAATATTTTATGGCAAATATCCCTCGAAtctgttattttgttatatttgtaaatatgattattttttCCCATCACAGAGGGCCATACTCATTGGATTAGATCAACAAATACCATGTGAATAATTGTTCATTTTCTCTTAGGAGCTATGACATGAATGGATATACCTGATTTCTTAACATGTTTTGATCATCAAATATTTTGTCTGCTTGCATTTTTGCAGAGATGAACTGCAGGCTTTTTGCATGTGCAAGCTCCAAATTTATTAATTGCCTAGTGTATCGATGAAATCATTGAAAAATGCTATTTGATGCCTTCAACTGCAGCACGAGAGGGAGATGAATTTTGTAGTCTTTGATAAAAGTGAGAAAGGAGATGTTTTGCCATGTTTTCAGGGCATGCTGTCGTCAAAACGCAGCAACAGCTGTACTTGCACAGTAAGGTTTGTAAATGTTGTCCCACAacataataaatgaatttattggaaaaaatatattgtgTGTAAAGTTACTTAAAAAGTTAATTATACTGTTTAATGTCAATAGCTTAGTTATACAGTTCTGTTGGTTGTAGAAGTAAATGTCAATTAAAATCTACAGTGCAGTTTTTAAATTTCATGTCTGTGTAAGTAAAAATAAGGAAAATGCCACACTAGCATGCTTGTATTTAACATGAACTTCAATATACCGAACTTAACAACAGAATCCTACAAGTGGTGGAAGTTTAGTTTGTGTAACTTTGTACTTCAATTCGACCCATTTTTAgacatttgtgtgaaaatagttttgtttttatttcacatttgtctGATGTCCAACTGGTGAAGGGTCTTCTGATTTCCATTTTAGTGTCACACATTTTTGACAATAAATTATAACATTTCGGTGAGCTTAACAGCGTGGTCATGACTAAGGATTAAATTGGTGAAGTTACCCAAAAGGCCAAAATATCTCATAAATTTTGCCAAAAGCTATGAGTTGAGTTTAGGAATGTGCATTCCTCTAAACCACTTGGAAAGCAGAGGGGTAAGAAATTCTAATTATATCTGTGTTATTTAGATGTAGAGACACAAAGTCGATGCAGACAGGTAAACTTGAATTAAAAGTTGATGTAACCCTACATGGCCTACTCAAGCATATCTATAGATTATCTATATAATGTTTATAAACATATGGCCATCCTTCACAAAAAGTACTTACGGATCTAaatacttcctcctccactgtgaaAACATGACTGGTGCTTCAGATGCAAATGTAACTACATTACCCAGAAGCCCTTGCTACAATAACATAACCACGAGTCATTATCATCCAATCAGAGCCAGACCATGATGTTCTCCTACTGACGTGTCGTATTCGGTTATTATTGAGgaaaaacagggctgtttttcatgCTACTTCTTTAACCGCCAGGTATTACCAACAGATAGAACAATGTCAGAGCCCAGCAAGCAGGATATCTCCGCTATTTTTAAGCGACTTCGCTCCGTTCCTACGAATAAGGTGAGAGTTTCAGACGGTCTAACGTTCCTCTCTTCAACAAGGAAGTTAGCCGAACTAAATACCTGACACGTCGCACTTTGAGGACCGCCAAGGCTAGCTTTAATTTACCAGCTTAATTTAACACCTAGCTGATACGAGTCGTGTTTAAAATGGGTCGGTTTTAGTTGACAGACTCTAACTGTGTCCTGGTAACATTTGCATGAGAATAATATGTCAGAAAACTTGCGACACACATCGCTAGCCAAGTGGCTGACACCTTAGCTAGCTACATTTTGACAGTTGACTTTAGCCGCGTTTGTTTAGGCTTCATTTTCATTCGCTTTaggtacattttggaaaaaatgtAAGACAGTAGTGCATGCATCTTGAATGATAAGCTCAAAGGAAGTGTGCTTTTCCCTCTACCAGTAAGAATCAGTGCGAAATTCAACCCACTTCACCAACAGCTGTTTGAAACTGCCAGCCAACTTCACAGGCAACGTGCacttcagaccttcatggttacgcagttgttgttgttgttgtaatctGACAAACACCCTTCACATTGTTTGCTTCCACGTCTCTTTGATTGATTTTCAAGTTATGATCATGATCATGAATGAGGAGGGAGTTGGAACAGGCTTAGTTTGTTATATTTTGagataaagctttatttatatgcgtttcttcttctctcaacCCCCTAGGCTTGCTTTGACTGCTCCGTTAAAAACCCCAGTTGGGCCAGCATCACCTATGGTGTATTCCTATGTATAGATTGCTCTGGGACACACAGGTCTCTTGGGGTTCACCTGTCCTTCATCAGGTAAGTCAGGACTTATTTATAtaacacttttcaaaacaaaaaaagcttttaggatgataataatgaattaCAGTAATCTAGTcactaaaacacaaaagcatGGATTCATttctcagcagcagcttttaaaAGATAATATATGTCTGACCTTAGAAAAGTTCCTTAATTGATTAGCaaaaaaaacacgtttttttAAGATGAATGGAAAAATCCAGACAGGAGAAACAAAGGTAGGGAGAGATGCAGTTTGTCCTTTGTCATAGAAATTCAAGGTTTGTTCAAATACCGACATTGTTGTGTTACACAGGTCCACTGAGCTGGATTTTAATTGGTCATGGTTTCAGCTAAGATGTATGCAAGTGGGAGGCAATGCCAGTGCGGTCAGTACCTGAAGGCAGAATATCAGCACATTATCAACACATTGAAGTCCTAGCATTGCGTAACATGCACATAATTTAACTCAATTCTTCttgtctgcctccctgtctctgttctGACCTTCGCATGGCAGATTGCATTTTTCAATCAACACGGGTGCACAAGCAGTGCTGCCAATGCCAAGTACAACAGCCGAGCTGCTCAGCTGTACAGAGAGAAGATAAAGACTTTGGCCACACAAGCTACCAGACGCCATGGCACTGAGGTAATGCAGACATGTTTTTTACTGTCCTTAAAACATCCTACACTTACAAGTTGCTCCAAAAAAACTTCCTGTGTAGTACCTCTTATCACTTTGCAGATAATATATCTTTAACAGATagctgctcttcttctgtaCAGTTGTGGCTTGACAGTCAGGCTCCTCTCTCCCCAACATCACCAGACGACAAGCAGGTGGATTTCTTCAGTCTGCATTCACAGGTATAGATATATTTCATCCACATATCTGTTTGTTGGATACCTACACTGTGACAGGAGATTATTAATTCCACCACGTGTGCCTGTTTAATGCCCAGGCTGTTCCTGAAACTGTGAACACACCCAAAATGTGTCTCAGCTCCTCCACATCAGAGAATCCTTTAACCCCGGAAAAAGACAGTAATGgtattcagtgtttctcctgAACAATGTAACATACAGAAAGACCACAAAATACAAACGTGCACTTGTTGTATTTATCTCAGTACCGTTCATGTGGCTCAACACACATATGTTGAACCTTCTCAGGTAATCCAGATGAGGGACCTAGTGTGGAGATGCTGAGTGTTTCTCCGAAAGCAAATCCAGGTTGGTTTATATTCTTCATGTTTAGgattttccatttatttaaaGACCTTTATTTGAGTATGAATCATTGCTAAACTGTCCTTCGATCTCTCCAGAGCTTTCCTCTCTTCTTAAGAAGAAGCCGGCTGCTGCCAAGAAAACAGTATGTACTCATTATATTGTTCTAAACTTCTGGTTGGACAGAACGCATTATTGTATTCATagtgtgttttgtaaaatgtgtctgcTCCTAGTTGGCCTCTAAGAAGGGTGGTCTGGGTGCTCAGAAGGTTAGCAGTAAGAGCTTCTCAGAGCTGGAGAAGAAGGCTCAAGCTGCCGACaagctcagagagaaagaagagggcaCTCCTGCTGGCAAGAAGAGTATTCAACATGAGGAATCCATGTACGTGTCTTtacttctttgtctttctttactatttttgatgtttttaaaccCATTTTTTTGCGGTCACTAAAGCTGCTGCTTACTTGCGTTCCTCCTCCGCAGCGCTCCATCCCTGCGACTGGCCTGTAAAGATCTcgagcagcagaggaaaatggaGGAGCAGAAGTTGAAGGGAttagaggggaagaagaaggagcaagCCGAGAGACTGGGCATGGGTCTGGGCATGAGGAGGTACGACAATAGAGAGACGAATACTAGTCATCCTGTAGCTGATTTAAACCCTGTTTCTTATTGTCGTTTTATACTCTTCTCTGTAGTGGAGTGTCTCACTCTGTGACATCGGACATGCACATCATCCAGCAGGAGAATCCAAAGGGGACCAAGACCACTAAAGGACGACGGTTCActgacgacgatgatgatgaagggTCCTTCAGCTCTAGGTCAGATAGAGAaattttcattattataatttttcaCGTAACATGTTTATATTACTATGAATATTATTTATAGGTTAAAGCAAGTTATTTAATAGTCTGAATTGATTTAACAATTTTCTGGACATATTCTAAGTCAATGTCAGTATTCATACACAGGTTTGGCAGTACTGTGTCTGGATGGCAGCGAAGCCCTTTGAGTTTTTCACACATTGCAATCAATGCACGACATCTTTTCACCTGACATTCTGAACTTCCTTCTTTAGGGTCTTGTCCCGGTTTGAGGATCAAGCAGAAACCTCAGATCATTTCTCCTCGCGGTGGGATGATGGAGGCGACGGAGGAGGCTGGATGAAGGAGAGCAAGAAACCAGAGCCGGACTTCTACTTGAGCTCCAAAATATCATCGCTGAACGACAGGTAGgatattgtgtgttttaatgtcatgTACATCCTGTTGCTGTCACTGTAACAGAGTCCTCATGActtactgttgttgtttgatACAGTAGTACCGTTTTGCTCTGCTACACTCACTGCATGGTACTGTAAGTTAGCATTTATCAAATTTCAGTGAAATCatatagtttttattattattatagtaatttaaaactaacaaaattaagttttgttttacacgtgaaaacaaatgtaaatacatttatctAATGTAGGTGTTATAATGTAAATGTCAGGTTGTCAgatgataatgaaatgtttaGACTCCCttgtgtatgtcagtgtgtacaCTTGACGGCTGAATAGAATATACAGCTATTGgtaagtgtttatttatgttatcATATcataattgttttcatttgtaatcaTTGCTTGCCATCAGGCCCACATCCAGAAGAAAACCAGATCCAGTAGCAGTCTCCGACACCGGAGAAGCTCGGATAAAGTTTGGAGATGTGAAAGCCATCTCTTCTGACATGTACTTTGGAAAACAAGACAACTCCGAGgtaaacaatgacaacatgcaTCCTACCCTTTCACATGTTGTCTaaactgtatatattgtgttGTGCATGATTAGAGTTGACTTGGACACTTGCTTTATATTTGTACTGTAATTCTAAGTgtacacacaaattacaaaaacttTGAAAAGTACTCTATGAGCTAAGCTTGAATGTTCCCAAAACAacttgtgttaaaaatgtgtctgtttcttttctttagtATGAGGCCAAAACACGACTGGAAAGATTTGCTGGGAGCGCCGCTATAAGTTCATCAGACCTTTTTGATGATCCAAAGAAACAGACTGGTAAGAGACTACTGCACCATCACTGCCTTTGCACAAACTATTCAATACATGATTTActtacctttttaaatgagtGCTATTGTTACGGCTGTATGTGTTTCCCTGTACTGCTTGTCAGTtgtgtataaataaatgttgagtaattacacaaagacacattgaGCCTCATGCAAAAAAAATTGGGATTCTTGTCCTAAACTTGTCCTAAGCTTTCTGTAAACTGTTAACTGCACAAACAAACTTGATGAATGCCACTTTTGCAAGCGCCTCCATGAGATTTCCTCATTAGCACAATCTCCAAATTTCTATACAAGGatgatttttgtaattttctgttcCATCACAAAGATGTGTATATTTAAACTctaaattcatttaaattagAGAGTTATACTAGTTCTTTTGTCAAAGGTGTTTTTTCCCAGTGGACAGAGTCCAgttccctgtctgtctttctgactctctttgtttgtcttgtgttcCCAGCAAGCTCGTACCGTCTGACCAACGTGCTGCCCAGTGCTCCTGACATGTCGCAGCTCAAACTGGGAGTGCGCTCAGTGGCAGGAAAACTCTCCGTCATGGCCAGTGGAGTAGTTAGCTCAATTCAGGTTTGTCTGAAATTCAGCACTTAAATCAAGATCATTTGAACATCTCTGACAAACATAAATTCAAGTTCTGataatgtaatttcttttttatccaGGATcactacagtacttgagtgtGTCTCCTCTTGGATTCAGCACCCTCATAGTCGTCCTCTGTTTCACAGAGTCAGATAAGTTTCCCAGTGAGTGGTGGTTACTCATCTGGGGAgtgaaagaaggagaaataTCAGTGCTGTGGGAAAATCTGCAAAATTTACCCCCAATTTACCATGTATACATCCATATCTAGTTTTTTATTAGATAATGTATATACAAGGTGGCCAAAGCACAACATTTCCAGTGGAATTCTGTTCCCCTGCTGGCATCTTGAAGGGAGATCTATGTGTATAGTTCAGTTATGAAGAATATTTACTTTGCAGTTTATTACTTAGTTTGCTTTTAGCTCTTGGgatttaaatatttagaaatactgtatgtagcaGTCTGAGATggtttatgttgttttgaagGAGGGATTTGCTTTTTGATTCCTTTAgttgaggtaaaaaaataaattaaaaaaaagcagtggagacaaaacatttgttgCTCATCACATGCACTCTGTAGCATCGTATTGTGCTTTTTTGCACATTCCCACAGGTTTGAAAGTGTCCTTTCCGTCCCCAAAGTGCACTTATGTTTGCTCTTCCACTGAAGGACCAAAACCTGATAGAGGCcttgggggggggcagacatATATTTCTTAATTGCCTTTAATATCAGTTGTGTAAATTGGCCTCATTAGCTCATTAGAACATAAGCTTCATAATTAtagttatgtttttgttttgtttttttccatagGCCATGCATCTGTAGTTACAAATCGACAAGATGTCATGAAGCCTAAGCAGCTATCAAAAAGTAAGTTTGAAGGAAaggttcgacattttgggaaatatgctcattcgCTTCCATggagagagttagatgagaagattgataccactctcatcgTATATATGTCCGTTTAATATGAAGCTGTagccagcagccgcttagcttagcataaagactggaaacggggggggggacAGTTAGTCTGGCTCTCTCTGACGGTAACAAATCCGCCCACCAATACTTTGgctttttgtatggattaaacaaataagatataatgtgtttctTAATGAGCTTTTGAGGTGTTTGTACtgtaggtggattttattaCAGAGCCGGGcctagctgtttacccctggtttccagtctttacgctaagctaagataagctaagctaagctaactgactgctggctctcagatgtgagagtggcatcaatcttctcatctgagtctattccaaaaaataaataaataaataaaagcagacgACAACCTGTTAAGCAATCAACTTAATCACTACAGCACTAGACTGACCCTCCTCCATGTAGGTTCGTTGCACTATGTATTaacttttgttgtttgcttttctcAATGCAGTTGCTTGCAATTACACATTTGAAGACGTTGTAAACAAGAACATGGTCAACACTCTAACCTGCAGATTTATTGAATTTAGAGCGGTGCCTTTTGATgatgttttggtttgatttggAGCTGCTTTTTGTTGGTATTTGTGTTTACACGTCTGCGGGGACTAACTACGTTGCCCATTTTggtatttaatttaattgagaATCTTGAAGGCTAGTATTTGCTGATGCGGTGGTACCTCTTTGTAGCTTTCAGGCCCCACTGTCCACTTAATATATGAATGTAAAGATTCCCTTTAAAGCCTTCAAAgttagtgtttgtgttgctgtagcATACTGCCAAGGTAATTGTAGCACTACAGGTGGTGCTATAGTGTGATTTTggatttgacatttaaaatcaacagaaaaGCAACATGATATCTGCTTATCAGCTTGTACTTAAGCATTTAAGTAAAGTTTGCCATGATGCTAAAAATGCTACTTCAGATATCTAATTGTGCAGAGTTAAGGAATTAAGGAGTTTTTAAAGTCCTGATCGGGAACTGGATGATTATATTACCAAGCAATTTCTGTACTGTTTATGCTTCTCAGGAGTTTGATTTGAGTTGTTAATGAAACACTAAAAGAGGGCAATGTTAAAGTTGTAGATCCTTCAATGACCAAATATTTGTTTACTCCATCACTCTATGCCTTAGTCCAAAGATCTCTGATTAACACGCACTCATATTGCAATATTGTGGAGACATCTAGTTACCTTTTTGCACATCATTTGTTAGAAATTGCTCATGGCAGCTTTTGCTTGAATGTACTGTATTGCAATTGAACCTTTCCCTCTTAAGTTGACGATGCGTCCATGTTAGACttattgtattttgttgatCTTTGTGAGATTGCGTGTGTCTTCTGCTGTTGCTGTATTGTATACTGAATATTGTTAATTGTTTCATAGAATAAGAGTAGCTTGTGTAATTTGCATGGCCCTTGCAGTTAGTAGGCTGACAGACACATCCTGAATACAAGATAGCATATGGCTATTGAAACCCAGCCATTAAATAATAATTGGAATAACATAATTGTTCAATAAATACTGAGAACTGCTACGTACGATGCTGTATAGGGCTTTGAATTTATAGAAAGCTACTGATAATCAAgttttgacatattttgacaCTCAACATGTAAGTAAGAATTTTTGAAAACATGCCAAATAAATGGCTTGTGCCTAAACTCTTTTGCCTGGTCATTTTGTGGCTGCACTgcacaaaaatgtgtgtttctctgaatgattaactgattcattgtttagtttGTAAGAAATAGTATAAAGGGTCCAAAATGTTTTAAGgcgatgtcttcaaatgtcttgttttgtcccaacAACTGTCCAAAACGCCcaatttacaattatattaacagaggaaagcagcaaaatgATTGGTATTTTTGCtaaataaattacttaaacgatTAGTTCAccatcaaaattgttgccaattaatttttcTGCCCATCAGtcaatcgattcattgtttcagctccagtTGGAAGACATCATTAAT
Coding sequences:
- the arfgap3 gene encoding ADP-ribosylation factor GTPase-activating protein 3 isoform X2 is translated as MSEPSKQDISAIFKRLRSVPTNKACFDCSVKNPSWASITYGVFLCIDCSGTHRSLGVHLSFIRSTELDFNWSWFQLRCMQVGGNASAIAFFNQHGCTSSAANAKYNSRAAQLYREKIKTLATQATRRHGTELWLDSQAPLSPTSPDDKQVDFFSLHSQAVPETVNTPKMCLSSSTSENPLTPEKDSNGNPDEGPSVEMLSVSPKANPELSSLLKKKPAAAKKTLASKKGGLGAQKVSSKSFSELEKKAQAADKLREKEEGTPAGKKSIQHEESIAPSLRLACKDLEQQRKMEEQKLKGLEGKKKEQAERLGMGLGMRSGVSHSVTSDMHIIQQENPKGTKTTKGRRFTDDDDDEGSFSSRVLSRFEDQAETSDHFSSRWDDGGDGGGWMKESKKPEPDFYLSSKISSLNDRPTSRRKPDPVAVSDTGEARIKFGDVKAISSDMYFGKQDNSEYEAKTRLERFAGSAAISSSDLFDDPKKQTASSYRLTNVLPSAPDMSQLKLGVRSVAGKLSVMASGVVSSIQDHYST
- the arfgap3 gene encoding ADP-ribosylation factor GTPase-activating protein 3 isoform X1, with the protein product MSEPSKQDISAIFKRLRSVPTNKACFDCSVKNPSWASITYGVFLCIDCSGTHRSLGVHLSFIRSTELDFNWSWFQLRCMQVGGNASAIAFFNQHGCTSSAANAKYNSRAAQLYREKIKTLATQATRRHGTELWLDSQAPLSPTSPDDKQVDFFSLHSQAVPETVNTPKMCLSSSTSENPLTPEKDSNGNPDEGPSVEMLSVSPKANPELSSLLKKKPAAAKKTLASKKGGLGAQKVSSKSFSELEKKAQAADKLREKEEGTPAGKKSIQHEESIAPSLRLACKDLEQQRKMEEQKLKGLEGKKKEQAERLGMGLGMRSGVSHSVTSDMHIIQQENPKGTKTTKGRRFTDDDDDEGSFSSRVLSRFEDQAETSDHFSSRWDDGGDGGGWMKESKKPEPDFYLSSKISSLNDRPTSRRKPDPVAVSDTGEARIKFGDVKAISSDMYFGKQDNSEYEAKTRLERFAGSAAISSSDLFDDPKKQTASSYRLTNVLPSAPDMSQLKLGVRSVAGKLSVMASGVVSSIQVCLKFST